From a region of the Flavobacterium sediminilitoris genome:
- a CDS encoding tetratricopeptide repeat-containing hybrid sensor histidine kinase/response regulator — translation MKNYLKTILIFFSLVFSIVVFSQDTISSNKEIHKLLQTAGKQLNTLETDLSLQNAKKALALAINIEDNVSIAKSYNYIGLNIVEHSDYEKAIEYFKKGIFYANKTKNDTIKSWIYNNLGNLYSYNKNEYEKAIKYYLLSLKYAKKVSIVELTYNKINIAGTYFEINEFEKGKKYLNSIKLDITPLKKEYEAQFLYYSLNADYYLEKNNLKLAEQNYLKALSICSPKPKDFYIQHEIDINESLSDFYSKLKQYEKAYYYLNISDSLKEVNYDDSKNRKVKLLGQQIEQEEIERELLKVEAEKKIQDQKLLNIKIFIILICLIFLATLIILYSQFKINKIRTKSNIELKKANEELKIAKEKAEEASKLKSQFVSTVSHELRTPLYGVIGITDIIELEHKELENSQHLRALKFSAKYLLSLVNDILKVYKFEENQVFLENNLFHLQDRLETIKDSINNIALKHNNKIIISVDEKIPEYIIGDSIRLSQIIINLMSNSLKFTNNGKIEIKAQLAKVVKDVFYIEFKVIDTGIGIPKKYQDKVFEKFVQIDRREDDYQGTGLGLTIVKRLIDLFKGEIKLESEENIGTTFTFTIPFESGEKEKNEFIKNINVDLSQPKIYNVLIVEDNKINQIVTKKLLENYKLACQIAEDGFVALELLEHQKFDIILMDINMPKINGFETTKLIRQKGYTLPIIAVTAFEKEEVEEKAKSSGINDIIAKPFDAKQLFQMIKLNINIRSK, via the coding sequence ATGAAAAACTATTTAAAAACTATACTTATATTCTTCAGTTTAGTTTTTTCAATTGTAGTTTTTTCTCAAGATACAATCTCTTCAAATAAAGAAATTCACAAACTCTTACAAACTGCTGGAAAACAATTAAATACATTAGAAACGGATTTATCATTGCAAAATGCTAAAAAAGCACTTGCACTTGCTATAAATATTGAAGATAACGTATCAATAGCTAAATCATATAATTATATAGGCTTAAATATTGTAGAACATAGTGATTATGAAAAAGCGATTGAATATTTCAAAAAAGGTATTTTTTATGCTAATAAAACAAAAAATGATACTATAAAAAGTTGGATATATAATAATTTAGGAAATTTATATTCTTACAATAAGAACGAATATGAAAAGGCTATTAAATATTATTTATTATCATTAAAATATGCTAAAAAAGTTAGTATTGTTGAACTGACCTATAATAAAATTAATATTGCAGGTACTTATTTTGAAATTAATGAGTTTGAAAAAGGAAAAAAATATTTAAATAGTATAAAATTAGATATTACTCCTTTGAAAAAAGAGTATGAAGCACAATTTTTATATTATAGTTTAAATGCAGATTATTATTTGGAGAAAAATAATTTAAAACTTGCAGAACAAAATTATTTAAAGGCATTGAGTATTTGTTCACCAAAACCTAAAGATTTTTACATTCAACATGAAATTGACATAAATGAAAGTCTTTCAGATTTTTATTCTAAACTGAAACAGTATGAAAAAGCCTATTATTATTTAAATATTTCTGATTCATTAAAAGAAGTAAATTATGATGATAGTAAAAACAGAAAAGTTAAACTTTTAGGTCAGCAAATAGAGCAGGAAGAAATAGAAAGAGAATTATTAAAAGTAGAAGCAGAGAAAAAAATTCAAGATCAAAAACTTCTAAATATTAAAATTTTTATAATTCTTATCTGTTTAATTTTTTTAGCTACATTAATCATTTTATACTCACAATTTAAGATTAATAAGATTCGAACAAAATCAAATATTGAACTTAAAAAAGCAAATGAAGAATTAAAAATTGCTAAAGAAAAAGCAGAAGAAGCTTCAAAATTAAAATCTCAGTTTGTATCAACTGTAAGCCATGAATTAAGAACACCTTTATATGGAGTTATTGGTATTACCGATATAATCGAACTAGAGCATAAAGAATTAGAAAACAGCCAACATTTAAGAGCATTAAAATTTTCTGCAAAATATTTATTGTCGCTTGTAAATGATATTTTAAAGGTTTACAAGTTTGAAGAAAATCAAGTTTTTTTAGAAAATAATTTATTTCACTTACAAGATAGATTAGAGACAATTAAAGATTCAATTAATAATATTGCATTAAAACACAATAATAAAATTATAATTAGTGTAGATGAAAAAATACCTGAATATATAATAGGAGATAGTATAAGATTATCACAAATTATTATAAACTTAATGAGTAATTCTTTAAAGTTTACAAATAATGGAAAAATAGAAATTAAGGCTCAATTAGCTAAAGTTGTTAAAGATGTATTTTATATTGAATTTAAAGTAATTGATACAGGTATAGGAATTCCTAAAAAGTATCAAGATAAAGTTTTTGAAAAATTTGTTCAAATTGATAGGAGAGAAGATGATTATCAAGGAACAGGTTTAGGACTTACGATTGTTAAAAGACTTATAGACTTATTTAAAGGAGAAATAAAATTAGAAAGTGAAGAAAATATAGGAACTACATTTACATTCACAATTCCATTTGAATCTGGTGAAAAAGAGAAAAATGAATTCATAAAAAATATTAATGTTGATTTAAGCCAACCTAAGATTTATAATGTTTTAATTGTTGAAGACAATAAAATCAATCAAATTGTAACAAAAAAACTACTTGAAAATTATAAACTAGCTTGTCAAATTGCTGAAGATGGCTTTGTAGCATTAGAATTATTAGAGCATCAAAAATTTGACATTATATTAATGGATATTAATATGCCAAAAATTAATGGATTTGAAACTACAAAACTCATCAGACAAAAAGGGTATACATTACCTATAATTGCTGTAACTGCTTTTGAAAAAGAAGAAGTTGAAGAAAAAGCAAAAAGTTCAGGTATAAACGATATCATTGCAAAACCCTTTGATGCAAAGCAATTATTTCAAATGATAAAATTAAATATAAATATTAGATCAAAATAA